One window of Bacillus sp. THAF10 genomic DNA carries:
- a CDS encoding ImmA/IrrE family metallo-endopeptidase, whose protein sequence is MGYQPVSNADRVGEAFALQVLSEHFGAEIFIGSSIETKIEELASVVYKVIEDPEFYGATITIDRGNRKYVLLNTKKSLRLRYFTASHELWHVLDIHEMVKDDIDHERSAERFAAALMLPESLVRSLVRSYSQTSKNDIDEKKMVIRIADISSAPYVAVAKRLVELNLTTNKSLAEYSEEDWINMRAELNIVESPLDRHLPINRFTDYEERIAQELENGELNYLEASKKLADVSPEKSKEYAEKRSAIAKQILEDLEDEDDDDFSLDMLFEARGKDK, encoded by the coding sequence ATGGGGTATCAACCAGTAAGTAATGCAGACCGGGTAGGTGAGGCATTTGCCCTTCAAGTGCTTAGTGAACATTTTGGTGCAGAAATATTTATAGGCTCAAGTATAGAAACAAAAATTGAAGAGTTAGCTTCAGTCGTTTACAAAGTTATTGAAGATCCCGAATTTTATGGGGCTACCATTACTATAGATAGAGGGAATAGAAAGTATGTACTATTAAATACAAAAAAATCATTAAGGTTAAGGTATTTTACTGCTTCTCATGAATTGTGGCATGTATTAGATATACATGAAATGGTAAAAGATGATATAGATCATGAAAGGTCTGCAGAAAGATTTGCAGCAGCTTTAATGCTTCCAGAGTCGTTGGTTCGTTCCCTAGTAAGATCCTATAGTCAAACTAGTAAAAATGATATTGATGAAAAAAAAATGGTGATTCGTATAGCAGATATCTCATCCGCTCCGTATGTAGCAGTAGCCAAGAGACTAGTGGAGCTAAATTTGACGACTAATAAAAGCCTTGCAGAGTATTCAGAGGAAGATTGGATTAATATGCGTGCTGAGCTAAATATTGTAGAAAGTCCTTTAGACAGACATTTGCCTATCAATAGGTTTACTGATTACGAAGAACGAATTGCTCAAGAACTGGAAAATGGAGAGCTAAATTATCTTGAAGCCTCTAAAAAATTAGCCGATGTATCTCCAGAAAAATCAAAAGAATATGCGGAAAAACGTTCAGCTATCGCAAAACAAATTCTTGAGGATTTAGAAGATGAGGATGATGATGACTTTTCTCTTGATATGTTATTTGAGGCTAGAGGTAAAGATAAGTGA
- a CDS encoding helix-turn-helix domain-containing protein, translating to MFYKLEVKKMNISSVVADYLRNWLKENDKSYSWLANELKVSKSLVQHLLSGARTFTSERILQVSDVLGISVEELLNEEKKKRGYSVQLRGKISTREGESALNNVIFSCLKDDEIYYANEIFKKGIKG from the coding sequence ATGTTCTATAAATTAGAGGTGAAAAAGATGAATATTAGTTCAGTAGTAGCTGATTATTTAAGGAATTGGTTAAAAGAAAATGATAAATCTTATAGTTGGTTAGCAAATGAGTTGAAGGTTAGTAAGTCATTAGTACAGCATTTGCTTAGCGGAGCAAGGACATTTACTTCTGAACGAATTTTGCAGGTTTCAGATGTACTCGGTATTTCGGTTGAAGAATTATTAAATGAAGAGAAGAAGAAAAGAGGGTACTCAGTTCAACTAAGAGGGAAAATTTCCACCAGAGAGGGAGAAAGTGCATTAAATAATGTTATTTTTTCCTGTTTAAAAGATGATGAAATATACTATGCAAACGAAATTTTTAAAAAAGGGATAAAGGGTTAA